The Phragmites australis chromosome 13, lpPhrAust1.1, whole genome shotgun sequence DNA window TTCTCCCTAAAATTCAGGGACTTGGAGCACTCTACATCTCATTCACAGGGCAACTCATCATCGGCTACTAGAAACAAGCCAAAGAACAATTCTCCATATATCATATTAACAACAGACCAAAGTAGCAATGATCACTAGACAGCACATTGACTATTCTAGAAGTTTGGACTAAAGCTCGGCACAAGCAATCTATGAGCGCAGGCACCAAGTTTACACAACGCAAAGAGAGTATGGATCCAACGACATCGGTACAATACATTACTGTGCAACCAGGGAAGATGTGGTGAGAGATTTTAGAAGCAGTACCACCGTAAGAAACAGTAAGCTTCCACGTTAAACTCACCAGAGGTAGCTCTATGCCTCCATGACTGGGCTGCCTTGAGAGCGGACAATCTCAAGAAACCAAAGGTGAGGAGAGGCACACGTACGTACTATATCCCATACCGCTGAAACTATTGTTTTCATCTGCCTACCAAAATCATAGCCTAATGACGCTAGAAGTACTTCACCCCACggaattcttaaaaaaaaatacaagtagGAAAAAGTAAATCGAGAGCAAGCAAGCAGCAACTTACCCGCAGTCAAGTGTTAGGCTTCTTATCCGGCGAATTAGAAGACTGAGAAGAACAAGCAGCAGCCACAGGAGCGTCGTGGGAGCAGCACCCGCCGGggccgtggtggtggtgatgaccATGGTGATGGTGCTTCTTGGCCTGCCGCTGCCGCAGCGGCTTGCGCATGTCGAACGCGTCCTCCCCGTCAGCGTAGTACTTGGCCTCGATGTCGTGGATCTGGTAGCCGAGGGTGGACGTGTACAGGTTGAAGGCGGCACGGTTGGATCGGCGGACGTGGAGGGAGACGTACTCGGCGCCGAAGACCTGGTCCATGGCAGCTTGCGCGGCGGACATTAACTTGGTGGCGAGACCCAGCTTGCGGTGGGAGCGGAGGACGGCGAGGGAGGTGATGTGGCCGTGGCAGGGCTCCGAGGGGTCCTCCTCCATCTTGGCGAGCACGTAGCCGACGATGCGGCCGCCGTAGTCCTCCGCCACGAAGAGCAGCTGCGGCCACGAGAGCATGTGGTAGAGGTAGTACTTCATCTGGTAGTTCTCCGGCAGGCACATCAGGTTGCACGCCTGCATCGCCAGCAGGTCATCGATGGTCGCCTGCCGGATGCACACCATCTTTGACGCCGCCGACGCCGATTCTCTCCTCTACTCTCTCCGATGCGATGGGATGCGGTGGATGCGGTTCTCCGGCGATATAAGGTGATGCTGAtgcggacggcggcggccgctCGGTCTCTATTAATAGAGGCAGGCTAGGGAGGAGACCTTAACTTAACCCTAGCTAGAAACGGGCCGAAATAAGATACGGGCCCAGGATAGGCCCATTATAGCCGTGATGGGCCGGCCCATTACAGGAAGGAGTTTCACGGCTTGGAGTAGGAAGAGGCaaacttaattacatgtttgctacagcttcatctccaaactccgTTGCAAATTTGGGTGGAGCTGTGCTAAATATTCTCAGATCCCAAAAAAACCAGAGTGAAGCGTGGTGGAACAGGGGTAAAAAAATGAACTACGGTACACCTCCACGCCCTCGTAATATAGAACAACCCATAAAATTAGGAAGTATTTACCTGCCACTGTCATTGTCTAACCCTCACCCGCTCCGCACCCCCGAACCGGTACACCTCCACCGGTCCCATGCTAGCTTGGTTGTTTGACTGGCTGCTGATGGATGTAGCTAGCAGACGTCGGATACAACCTCGGGAACGTCACGCACGTATGCATGAGACCGAGCCTGTCCTGTCCATGAGCTCGAGCGTATGCATGCCTCACTTGTAATGCAGGACAGGTCACGTATGTCGCGCAATACAGGGCACGTAACGTACGTCACAGTTTTGCTGAATGCTTATACGTAAAAAATAAAGTATATATAACACCACAAGAGTATTATTGACAATTCCTTAAAAACCTTTCATTCCTAAATCTAGAACTACCCTGCTAACCAAACATCTTTATAGCCAGCTCTAAATGAAGCGGATGGATTAGAACACCCACAAATCAACGTTCTTGTGTGAAAACCAGAGGCATGGCCAAAGTTTACGAAAGCCACACGACTCATAAAACAATAacgatttgaaattgaatgcaAAAACACGAACAAGTTAAAAACGACAGAGACATGAAATAAGTTATGTCCTGGATCGCCGTTACAGGCTGAGCATAAAATCGAGACATAACGCAGGCGTGCAGTGCATCGAATGGAAAGCATCAGCCGTGTCCATGTTGGTGATATCTGTATGTGTCCCTCGTAAACCAAAACAAGCACACAATAACAAAAACCACAGGGCATGTCTGGTAAAATTCTAACTTCAAGTTTCATGTAGGATTCTGAAGTTTGTAAGTTAAAATAAAGTGGGTTGTCTTTATTTTTAGTCTCAAATATGAACAAGATGGTTCACTCAAACATCACCTCTTTATTCAGCTACAGCTACAAGAATTTCTGAAGCTATGACAAACCAGCCCATATTTTCATAGAAGTGGCAAAAAACATAAGTAGCGGCTCATTCGGAACAACTGGTCGATATTTTAAGTTGCTCAATGCAAAGTACAAAGTTCATTACCAACGAGTACAACGATACACGGGAtgggagcccccccccccccccaacccacTGGAACAGAGAGTTCTCAAGGTGCTTTGAGAGCACGGTTCTAAACAATCGACCAGTGCAAGCTTATGCCCCGTCTGCGAGGAAAGGGTTGGCAATCTCATCAGTGCCATCAGTTGGTGACACCAGCATAACTGCTGTGCCTCTGCACACCTGCAATAAACAGCACGGGATGCGTGACATTCAGATCAGCAAAAGCAATTTATATATCACCTAAaagttatttatttttctttacgGAAGCATAGGATCACTACTATATCTCAGAGGAAAATCTACTGGAAATACTAATGCCTGTGCCTACTCGCGTTTATTCTTAAAATCAATCACTGCTAACAAATCGAGTACATGCTTGTGAGAAGATTAACTATGGCACACTTCAACATCAGCATACATGGAGCATCAGATCTACTATAACAGCACTCAAATAATAAAGGAATGACCGAGAACACAAGTTAAAATTCAGTGTTAGAAAAGAATTACTTACAATGAGGCCAAGCTGTCTGGTTTTTCCTGACAGTTTCAATGGGTCATCTTGCTCTACAAAAGAAAATGACAAGATTATAGATCATTCCATTCAACATTGTAAAAGAAAATTTAACATTGTTCGATCTGACATGCAGTATGAGATTAAAAAATGAGCCAATGTGACTGATATTTGCAGAATATAAAATCACATGCTTCATTCAGTCTTTAACACTTTGCTCAGTGCTAATAAACTGTTATTTTATCCCTATCAAATCTTAGTTAAAACCAATGCAGAATGCGCTTGTAACTGCCCAAAATAATTAAAGCAAAACGTGCTTGGAAATTGTGTCATAAGTCCTAACACTAACCAATTTCAATGAGCAAAACCATGTATTATCCAACACAAGTGAAGGAATCAGAAAGTACCTCTTTCACACTCAACTGCTTCATCTAGCACTAAGTTCAGTAGCTGGTCATACCCCTTTAAAGTTCCTGTCACTGCACACGTGCATATGCTTGCAAGTCAGCATATAGAACAAAAAccagaaaaactacaaaagggTCCATAGTTTGGAACCACTAATGGAGCTTACACATTCTCCAGC harbors:
- the LOC133888668 gene encoding N-terminal acetyltransferase A complex catalytic subunit NAA10-like, with the protein product MVCIRQATIDDLLAMQACNLMCLPENYQMKYYLYHMLSWPQLLFVAEDYGGRIVGYVLAKMEEDPSEPCHGHITSLAVLRSHRKLGLATKLMSAAQAAMDQVFGAEYVSLHVRRSNRAAFNLYTSTLGYQIHDIEAKYYADGEDAFDMRKPLRQRQAKKHHHHGHHHHHGPGGCCSHDAPVAAACSSQSSNSPDKKPNT
- the LOC133889734 gene encoding sm-like protein LSM7; the protein is MAGRKETALDLAKFVDKGVQVKLTGGRQVTGTLKGYDQLLNLVLDEAVECEREQDDPLKLSGKTRQLGLIVCRGTAVMLVSPTDGTDEIANPFLADGA